The sequence below is a genomic window from Lampris incognitus isolate fLamInc1 chromosome 18, fLamInc1.hap2, whole genome shotgun sequence.
cagaTTGGTGAAGAGACAAAAATAATGTTTTAACTCAAGAGAGGTTATTTCCTCTTCTaataaaatgacttttttttcATCCGTTTCTCTGAAACTGACATTTTACTTCTAAAATGAATGTCAACAGATGCTTCACCTAACTACAGACTAACCAGCTGTGAAATAACAACTGGTAGTGGTTTGAGTGAGTGGTGTTAGCACTTTCCAATGTGTCAGCATTACTTTCCAGAGCTTTTCAAGGTTTCACATTAGTACAGAAAAATTCCCTTGAGATGAACTGACTGAAGCCACCTGAACTGCCCCGCTATGGACGACGGAGTACGATTAGCTAGAAAAAGAAAGTCACACAGAAAAACGtgaaggtgcaaaaaaaaaactccctttAAGCTTGATATGACTCATATTTCTTATCTTCGCATATGAAACATGAAGGACAAGGTGAGCTTCAGCTATTCTTTGTTACACACTTGTGGAATTTGAAAGGTGTCAGCTGATTGAAAGTTCTCTGGCAGCCGCTGCAGCTGTATGGCTTTTCTCCCGTGTGGATTCTCAAATGTAACTTTAAATTGTACTTATGATGAAATCTTTTATCACAAAACAAGCAGCTAAAGGGTTTCTCACCGGTGTGGATTTTCATGTGTCTCTTCATCTGCTGGTTTTGTGAAAACTCTTTACCACAGATGGAGCAACTAAAGGGTTTCTCTTCTGTGTGCGTTGTggtatgtttgtgcatgtctccTCTCTgggaaaaccctttaccacagactggacAAGTGAAGGGTTTCTCTGTATGTATCCTTGTGTGTTTCTGCATCGCTCCCTTCTGAGAAAACCTTTTGCCACAAACGGTGCAGCTGAAAGGTTTTTCCCCTGTATGTGTCCTGACGTGCTCCTGGACATGTCTTCTCTGAGAAAACCCTTTGCCACACACTGAGCACTTAAAAGGTTTCCCCACACTTAATTCCTTATGACTTGGGAGCATTTCATTGTTCTCTATCGTGTCTAAGCCTGACTGATGTTCTCTAGTCTCCATTCCCTCATCCTCACTGTCTTCAATGTCGGTCTCACAGCAGTGTGAAGACAGGAACTGTCCATCACTCGCCGGTTGTACACCAGCAGCTGGATCCAAGTTCCTGGCTGGTTCTGACAGTCCACAGTCTTCTCCATCAGCTTCTGTCTTCATCTGCTCAGTTGAGCTGCTGGCTTCCTCCTCAgtttggctttgatgaagctgtgaggactgagcttcctcttcaccactgTCACTCTTCACAGGGACAGGAGTGAATGGAGACTTGGTGATGTAAGCCCCCTCCTTCACTCCTTGAAGCTGCTCTTCCTCCTGACTGCTCCAgagttcctcctcttcctctttaatgAGTGTGGGCTCTGGCTCCTCCTGGACTGAACCGGGActccactcctgctgctcaaaGGGCATCTCCTCTGTACAGTTAAACAGCTGTGGAAGATCTAAATTAGAAGATAATTTAATGTTAGTTGTACTTGTACAGTTAAAAAACTACTTCCATGTTTTATCTAACAAAATGTATCTTCTGTTCTGCTGGAAGTTATAACACTATTTGTTAGCAAAGAGCTTTCTTCCAGTCAACAAACTCCATACATTAAGACTTTCCTCAATCAATATTCCCCAGGAGCAGCTTCTTAGACCAGCGTGAAGCCCATCTTCTGAAGGGTAGCGCTATCACAGTGACACCATCTTtaccccctctttctctccaattgtatccggccaattaccccacttttccgagccgtcccggtctctgctccaccccctctgccgatccggggagggctgcagactaccacatgcctcctcccatacatgtggagtcaccagctgcttcttttcacctgacagtgaggagtttcaccaggggggcgtagtgcatgggaggatcacgctattccccccagttccccctcccccccaaacaggtgccccgaccaaccagaggaggcgctagtgcagcgaccaggacacatacccacatccggcttcccacccgcagacacaggcacttgtgtctgtagggacgcccgaccgaaccGGTGCTCCCTGTGTTGGTTGgtagtggaatagaccactacgctacccggacgcccacagtgACACCACTTTAACATTGTGTTGATCTGATAACTGGAGTCAGCTCAGTTTGCCATTAGACAGCGTTGTTTCCTATCCTCCTGCTGCACTGCACAGATGTACAGAGACTCAGACTCAGGTCAGCAGCCGAGACACGGACATATCAAAACGCTAACATGACTAACAAGGCAAAACAAGGCATCTCAAAACCCCCCACTAAATATGCCCCCTTTAATTTTCGTCAGTTTTAAAAATATTACATCACCTGAACTCCCATCATTTCTATCTGTAGTCATCACAAAACTTTTCTAAACAGCTTTGTAAAAATGGAACTTGGCTTTTAATTTAACACTACAATTACACAGGGGTGCATCAGAAATATATAAGGTATAAAATGAGATAAAATGCACACAGAAGTAGTATTCTTGCTGACATCAGTTGCTTTACCTAAATAGAATCAAGTAAAAGTCAGGCTTGACTAATAGACATATTATCTTTAACCTTATCAAATGACCATATACCAAGGGCTAGCTGAAATCAGAGCTTATTGAAAACCTACTTTAGCCTTCAAACACAGTCAGTTCAGCACGAACACACAGCCGTGATGTGAAGATGGTATACTGTACATGTGAAGATGGCTGTTAtactgtatatgtgaagatggctgTTAtactgtatatgtgaagatggctgTTAtactgtatatgtgaagatggctgTTATACTGTACATGTGAAGATGGCTGTTATACTGTACATGTGAAGATGGTATACTGTACATGTGAAGATGGCTGTTATACTGTACATGTGAAGATGGCTGTTATACTGTACATGTGAAGATGGTATACTGTACATGTGAAGATGGCTGTTATACTGTACATGTGAAGATGGTATACTGTAcatgtgaagatggctggtataCTGTACATGTGAAGATGGTATACTGTAcatgtgaagatggctggtataCTGTACATGTGAAGATGGTATACTGTACATGTGAAGATGGTATACTGTACATGTGATGATGGTAtactgtatatgtgaagatggttggtATAAAGTACATGTG
It includes:
- the LOC130128483 gene encoding gastrula zinc finger protein XlCGF57.1-like encodes the protein MSRLQVLRLLVQQRLTAAAEEIFGVFERTIEEYEEELGRQRRLLDKAKNESAMTDLPQLFNCTEEMPFEQQEWSPGSVQEEPEPTLIKEEEEELWSSQEEEQLQGVKEGAYITKSPFTPVPVKSDSGEEEAQSSQLHQSQTEEEASSSTEQMKTEADGEDCGLSEPARNLDPAAGVQPASDGQFLSSHCCETDIEDSEDEGMETREHQSGLDTIENNEMLPSHKELSVGKPFKCSVCGKGFSQRRHVQEHVRTHTGEKPFSCTVCGKRFSQKGAMQKHTRIHTEKPFTCPVCGKGFSQRGDMHKHTTTHTEEKPFSCSICGKEFSQNQQMKRHMKIHTGEKPFSCLFCDKRFHHKYNLKLHLRIHTGEKPYSCSVCGKMFCQNYLMQRHMRVHTGQKPFTCSVCGKGFSARGDMQKHLRTHTGEKPFMCSVCGKGFSEKGNLQKHMRTHTGEKPFTCRVCGKMFAQTGHLQTHMMGHTGETPFICSVCGRGFSLKRNLQTHMTTHTREKSLSCSVCAKDFSHGGALQAHMRIHSGDKPFSCSFCGRCFSQSGHMQRHMRVHTGEKPFRCFICSKEFSQKSSQRRHMMVHRGLDDI